From the Salvelinus fontinalis isolate EN_2023a chromosome 21, ASM2944872v1, whole genome shotgun sequence genome, the window GAGGTTCAAATGTAATTGAACACATTCTAAAATAATCCAGTGAGAATTCATATTTTGAAGAAAATAAATGCAGATTGTACAGCATTATGAAATTGGTCATGTGTCGATTTTATGTTATTATAATATTGTTGAAAACTGATTTTTTTTTGTCTGGCATTATGTTTGTCATAAATTTACGTCAGTTTTTTTATAACTAAAACAATATTTTCTAGGTGTGGAAACGATTCACTCACATTCAATGATATAAAACAGGACAAATGATCAAATAGGACTACATTGCAATTCCTGACAAGTTcacaaaacatttgttttcaGAAGTCAGGTTTATAAACATGTCATAAACATGTTAGAATCAGAACATTTTTAGGAGAGCTTTTTGAAAATTGAATATACTGAAAATGTTCACTGAAAATATTAGGCCAGTGAGCCTTTTGGAAAGTTAACTTTTGATGAGAAATAATGGTCATTATGTTGATATCCATTGAAGAGATCATAACAACTGCAATATTCTGtaaaattttatattttattgattaaataaaatagcATATCATATTGATTGTTACAAGATATGAAATATAAATGCCAACAGTTTCATAACATGAAAAATATGTATTAGAAAATGTATCATCTAGTGTATTAAAAATCAGTCCTCATGTGAAATGGTGTTCTCTTGTTTCTTCTGTGTGTCGGTGGTGCTTCCCTCTGTGTTTGACAGGAATTGTGGGGGTTTCACATCCAGGCTACAGTTGATGGGCACCACTCTCTCTGCCAACTCCTCCTCACCAGATAATGGATTCTTTGGTGCCTGGATGTGGAGCTTCCCGTCATGAGCCAGGGAGCAGGTGACTGTCTCAGGATTCACCCCTTCAGGCAGATATAACTCTTGTCTGAACTCTTGACATCTGTAAGAGTAGGAGCCTTCCCCATCATCCAGCTTCTTCTCTGTCTTCCCACTGACTTTCAGCTTCCTGCCCACCTGCTTGACAGACAACTCCTCTGGGGAAAAGTCTTTAGTGTCCAGTGTCAGGGCAAAGCCGTCTCCCTCTTTATCCATCTTGTAGGAGACTGGTTGGATGGCCACTGAGGATGGGACATTGTCCAACTCTTCAAAGATGTGCTGCTGGAGTTTCTCCATCAGCTCCAGACTGTTCTTGATCTCTAGCAGGTTTCTCTGCAGTAGATCCCGCTGGCTGAGAAGAGGTCGGACCTCTGGCCATAGACTGCGCACAGGCCAGTAGAAGTCCGTCAATGGGCTGAGGGAAGACTGGAATCCTCGGGAACACAGCATCTTCGGTCAATGTTGAGTGTTGAGTCTTGTGTGTTCAGTGTTGGATGTATTGGTTTCTGTCTCAGCAGGGGGACTTTCACAGCTTTTATATGCTGCCACTTGGAGCTCCAGTGTCTTCAGGAACATTCCTGTCATTGCCACAGTTCTCCACTGGGTGACACACTGCAGGGAAGTGGTGACGTCACTCCAGCCAGCTTCTAAATCAGGTAGTTCAGTAAAAAGCTGGATGGATTCCACAGTCCTGAGATATTAGTGGTGCTGTACTTAAAGCAGGTCACCTTTTAATGGTTTCACTGATGAATGGTTCACTTATCTTAAATATATTCATGACTTTAAAAAGTAGTTTCAACCATTTTGCTTTTCACATTAACAGTATGATGGATCATTGGCCATGAATATTCCTTGACATGCAATAGCATCAGCAAATCCCAACAAAATTGGACAAAAGATCACAAGCTACGTTTTAAAGAGAGTTTTTACCACAGGAGTCATTGCAAGAGAAGTCAAAATGTAATTGAACACATTCTAAAATAATCCAGTGAGAAAATCAtattttgaagaaaataaaagCAGATTGTACAGCATTATGAAATTGGTCATGTGTCGATTTTATGTTATTATATTATTGTTGAAAACTGATTTTTTTTTGTCTGGCATTATGTTTGTCATAAATTTACGTCAGTTTTTTTATAACTAAAACAATATTTTCTAGGTGTGGAAACAATTCACTCACATTCAATGATATAAAACAGGACAAATGATCAAATAGGACTACATTGCAATTCCTGACAAGTTcacaaaacatttgttttctgAAGTCAGGTTTATAAACATGTCATAAACATGTTAGAATCAGAACATTTTTAGGAGAGCTTTTTGAAAATTGAATATACTGAAAATGTTCACTGAAAATATTAGGCCAGTGAGCCTTTTGGAAAGTTAACTTTTGATGAGAAATAATGGTCATTATGTTGATATCCATTGAAGAGATCATAACAACTGCAATATTCTGtaaaattttatattttattgattaaataaaatagcATATCATATTGATTGTTACAAGATATGAAATTTAAATGCCAACAGTTTCATAACATGAAAAATATGTATTAGAAAATGTATCATCTAGTGTTTTAAAAATCAGTCCTCATGTGAAATGGTGTTCTCTTGTTTCTTCTGTGTGTCGGTGGTGCTTCCCTCTGTGTTTGACAGGAATTGTGGGGTTTTCACATCCAGGCTAAAGTTGATGGGCACCACTCTCTCTGCCAACTCCTCCTCACCAGATAATGGATTATTTGGTGCCTGGATGTGGAGCTTCCCGTCATGAGCCAGGGAGCAGGTGACTGTCTCAGGATTCACCCCTTCAGGCAGATATAACTCTTGTCTGAACTCTTGACATCTGTAAGAGTAGGAGCCTTCCCCGTCATCCAGCTTCTTCTCTGTCTTCCCACTGACTTTCAGCTTCCTGCCCACCTGCTTGACAGACAACTCCTCTGGGGAAAAGTCTTTAGTGTCCAGTGTCAGGGCAAAGCCGTCTCCCTCTTTATCCATCTTGTAGGAGACTGGTTGGATGGCCACTGAGGATGGGACATTGTCCAACTCTTCAAAGATGTGCTGCTGGAGTTTCTCCATCAGCTCCAGACTGTTCTTGATCTCTAGCAGGTTTCTCTGCAGTAGATCCCGCTGGCTGAGAAGAGGTCGGACCTCTGGCCATAGACTGTGCACAGGCCAGTAGAAGTCCGTCAAGGGGCTTAGGGAAGACTGGAATCCCCGGGAACACAGCATCTTCGGTCAATGTTGAGTGTTGAGTCTTGTGTGTTCAGTGTTGGATGTATTGGTTTCTGTCTCAGCAGGGGGACTTTCACAGCTTTTATATGCTGCCACTTGGAGCTCCAGTGTCTTCAGGAACATTCCTGTCATTGCCACAGTTCTCCACTGGGTGACACACTGCAGGGAAGTGGTGACGTCACTCCAGCGAGCTTCTAAATCAGGTAGTTCAGTAACAAGCTGGATAGAGTCCACAGTCCTGAGATATTAGTGGTGCTGTACTTAAAGCAGGTCACCTTTTAAAGGTTTCACTGATGAATGGTTCACTTATCTTAAATATATTTATGACTTTAAAAAGTAGTTTCAACCATATTGCTTTTCACATTAACAGTATGCTGGATCATTGGCCATGCATATTCATTGACATGCAATAGTCTCAGCAAATCCCAACAAAATTGGACAAAAGATCACAAGCTACGTTTTAAAGAGAGTTTTTACCACAGGAGTCATTGCAAGAGAGGTTCAAATGTAATTGAACACATTCTAAAATAATCCAGTGAGAATTCATATTTTGAAGAAAATAAATGCAGATTGTACAACATTATGAAATTGGTCATGTGTCGATTTTATGTTATTATAATATTGTTGAAAACTGATTTTTTTTTGTCTGGCATTATGTTTGTCATAAATTTACGTCTGTTTTTTAATAACTAAAAATAATATTTTCTAGGTGTGGAAACGATTCACTCACATTCAATGATCTAAAACAGGACAAATGATCAAATAGGACTACATTGCAATTCCTGACAAGTTcacaaaacatttgttttcaGAAGTCAGGTTTATAAACATGTCATAAACATGTTAGAATCAGAACATTTTTAGGAGAGCTTTTTGAAAATTGAATATACTGAAAATGTTCACTGAAAATATTAGGCCAGTGAGCCTTTTGGAAAGTTAACTTTTGATGAGAAATAATGGTCATTATGTTGATATCCATTGAAGAGATCATAACAACTGCAATATTCTGtaaaattttatattttattgattaaataaaatagcATATCATATTGATTGTTACAAGATATGAAATATAAATGCCAACAGTTTCATAACATGAAAAATATGTATTAGAAAATGTATCATCTAGTGTATTAAAAATCAGTCCTCATGTGAAATGGTGTTCTCTTGTTTCTTCTGTGTGTCGGTGGTGCTTCCCTCTGTGTTTGACAGGAATTGTGGGGGTTTCACATCCAGGCTACAGTTGATGGGCACCACTCTCTCTGCCAACTCCTCCTCACCAGATAATGGATTCTTTGGTGCCTGGATGTGGAGCTTCCCGTCATGAGCCAGGGAGCAGGTGACTGTCTCAGGATTCACCCCTTCAGGCAGATATAACTCTTGTCTGAACTCTTGACATCTGTAAGAGTAGGAGCCTTCCCCATCATCCAGCTTCTTCTCTGTCTTCCCACTGACTTTCAGCTTCCTGCCCACCTGCTTGACAGACAACTCCTCTGGGGAAAAGTCTTTAGTGTCCAGTGTCAGGGCAAAGCCGTCTCCCTCTTTATCCATCTTGTAGGAGACTGGTTGGATGGCCACTGAGGATGGGACATTGTCCAACTCTTCAAAGATGTGCTGCTGGAGTTTCTCCATCAGCTCCAGACTGTTCTTGATCTCTAGCAGGTTTCTCTGCAGTAGATCCCGCTGGCTGAGAAGAGGTCGGACCTCTGGCCATAGACTGCGCACAGGCCAGTAGAAGTCCGTCAATGGGCTGAGGGAAGACTGGAATCCTCGGGAACACAGCATCTTCGGTCAATGTTGAGTGTTGAGTCTTGTGTGTTCAGTGTTGGATGTATTGGTTTCTGTCTCAGCAGGGGGACTTTCACAGCTTTTATATGCTGCCACTTGGAGCTCCAGTGTCTTCAGGAACATTCCTGTCATTGCCACAGTTCTCCACTGGGTGACACACTGCAGGGAAGTGGTGACGTCACTCCAGCCAGCTTCTAAATCAGGTAGTTCAGTAAAAAGCTGGATGGATTCCACAGTCCTGAGATATTAGTGGTGCTGTACTTAAAGCAGGTCACCTTTTAATGGTTTCACTGATGAATGGTTCACTTATCTTAAATATATTCATGACTTTAAAAAGTAGTTTCAACCATTTTGCTTTTCACATTAACAGTATGATGGATCATTGGCCATGAATATTCCTTGACATGCAATAGCATCAGCAAATCCCAACAAAATTGGACAAAAGATCACAAGCTACGTTTTAAAGAGAGTTTTTACCACAGGAGTCATTGCAAGAGAAGTCAAAATGTAATTGAACACATTCTAAAATAATCCAGTGAGAAAATCAtattttgaagaaaataaaagCAGATTGTACAGCATTATGAAATTGGTCATGTGTCGATTTTATGTTATTATAATATTGTTGAAAACTGATTTTTTTTTGTCTGGCATTATGTTTGTCATAAATTTACGTCAGTTTTTTTATAACTAAAACAATATTTTCTAGGTGTGGAAACAATTCACTCACATTCAATGATATAAAACAGGACAAATGATCAAATAGGACTACATTGCAATTCCTGACAAGTTcacaaaacatttgttttctgAAGTCAGGTTTATAAACATGTCATAAACATGTTAGAATCAGAACATTTTTAGGAGAGCTTTTTGAAAATTGAATATACTGAAAATGTTCACTGAAAATATCAGGCCAGTGAGCCTTTTGGAAAGTTAACTTTTGATGAGAAATAATGGTCATCATGTTGATATCCATTGAAGAGATCATAACAACTGCAATATTctgtaaaatgttattttttattgattaaataaaatagcATATCATATTGATTGTTACAAGATATGAAATATAAATGCCAACAGTTTCATAACATGAAAAATATGTATTAGAAAATGTATCATCTAGTGTATTAAAAATCAGTCCTCATGTGAAATGGTGTTCTCTTGTTTCTTCTGTGTGTCGGTGGTGCTTCCCTCTGTGTTTGACAGGAATTGTGGGGTTTTCACATCCAGTCTACAGTTGATGGGCACCACTCTCTCTGCCACCTCCTCCTCACCAGATAATGGATTCTTTGGTGCCTGGATGTGGAGCTTCCCGTCATGAGCCAGGGAGCAGGTGACTGTCTCAGGATTCACACCTTCAGGCAGATATAACTCTTGTCTGAACTCTTGGCATCTGTAAGAGTAGGAGCCTTCCCCATCATCCAGCTTCTTCTCTGTCTTCCCACTGACTTTCAGTTTCCTGCCCACCTGCTTGACAGACAGCTCCTCTGGGGAAAAGTCTTTAGTGTCCAGTGTCAGGACAAAGCCGTCTCCCTATTTATCCATCTTATAGGAGACTGGTTGGATGGCCACTGAGGATGGGACATTGTCCAACTCTTCAAAGATGTGCTGCTGGAGTTTCTCCATCAGCTCCAGACTGCTCTTGATCTCTAGCAGGTTTCTCTGCAGTAGATCCCGCTGGCTGAGAAGAGGTCGGACCTCTGGCCATAGACTGCGCACAGGCCAGTAGAAGTCCGTCAAGGGGCTGAGGGAAGACTGGAATCCTCGGGAACACAGCATCTTCGGTCAATGTTGAGTGTTGAGTCTTGTGTGTTCAGTGTTGGATGTATTGGTTTCTGTCTCAGCAGGGGGACTTTCACAGCTTTTATATGCTGCCACTTGGAGCTCCAGTGTCTTCAGGAACATTCCTGTCATTGCCACAGTTCTCCACTGGGTGACACACTGCAGGGAAGTGGTGACGTCACTCCAGCCAGCTTCTaaatcaggaagttcaggaccAAGCCCAATATATTCCACATTCATCAGGAGTTAGTCCTGCTGTGCTTAACACTGCTAGGTTTTCAATGATATCACTAGACTAAGCTGTCCTCTTTAGTGTCATTCAACATAGTCAAAAAGTGAACAAAATAGAACATGAGTGAAAGTCAGTTTTATTCAAGTGAAAGTGTTTATTATAATGTTAGAAAAAGGTGTTTTCGCGCTGAATTTGGAAGTTATCCAAGCACTGAATATACAAATATGCATTTGCAAAATTCGAAataaattgtgtttattttctttGCCTTTATACATTAATAAACTTTTATCTGTTCAGATTCTTCAATGCCTTTGCCTAAATTGCTGTACTAGATTAGCTAAATCTAGCCatggttaatatatatatatatatatattagattgTAACTTCTCTTTTTGTTCAAAGCATATTCCTATACACAGTCTGTCCCCGCCCCTTGACTCCCTACCAGAGCTTCTTCCCCTCCCACCTCAACCAAACTCAGACACATTTACAGAACCTTACTACAGAAGTTACGACAGCTGCGACCATGGAGACCATGGAGAGGAGTTCAGAAATGACCTGTTTTTCCATCAATCTGTTCACTGTGAATGAGGACCAGGtacagggagagatagaggtggCCAAACAGAGGCAACACCAAGGCCTTTCTCTACAGTTGAGCACAGGGCTGGAGGAGACAGAGCTCACTATTCAGGATGGTATGTACACATGCAAGAAACAAGAACAAGCTAATATATCAAAtgactgtttttttatttgtatacaTCATACTATCTCTTTCCATATGAGTACAATCAAGAAGAAATAGTGATCTTTGTTTCTGAATAAAATTGCCAATAGCTTTTTTTTTCTAAAGACCAAAAAATTAAATGCATTGTCCTCTCTCTGGTCTATGAGAAGtccatgtatgtatgtgtgtgggaGTGTATGACATTTTCCTACAGTCTTTCCCATATGGCAATTTTACTTCTTTCTGTGTGGTCGCTGGACAGGCAATGCTGAAAGGTCTGTGAGATTTACTACCCAGTTGTGTGCaccctgcgtgcgtgcgtgcgtgcgtgcgtgcgtgcgtgcgtgcgtgcgtgcgtgcgtgcgtgcgtgagagagagagagagagagagagagagagagagagagagagagagagaaataaaataaaatctaaatgtattaGTCACACGTGCCGTATAGGTGTAGACTTGatcatgaaatgcttactgacgagccctttcccaacaatgctcTTTAAAAAGTAAGCAAATGaacaaataaaaatagaaaatagtGACACAACAAATAACAATAATGGAGCTCTATACAAGGAGTccctgtaccgagtcaatgtgcagcggcacgaggtagttgaggttatatgtacatgtaggtaggggtaaaaatgACTAGCcgatcaggatagataatagtagcagcagcatatgttgagagagtgaatgtgtgtgtatgtgtgtatgtgtgtatgtggggcGTCAAtatgcacgcgtgtgtgtgtgtgtgtgcgtgtctgactCCGTTGTTATGGAGTTCTCCTGGACAGTATGTACCTAGACTGTGTTTTCCTATACTATACGGTACAGTGGTCCTAGCCGCTATAGCTCTCTGCCTGCTGGTGCACAGGATCAGATAGTGCCGCTACACATTAGTAGCCTCGTGCTGCCAGAGTATGCTGAAGGTTTTCTTAGGTTAAGGTCTGACATTGTTATTTATGGTTCCTTTGCTGATACGTTTGCAAAAGGCCAAGAACAAATGAATGGACTTGGGGTAGATAACTCAGAGGAACAGCCCCCTTGATAGTGGATGACACAGAATACAGTGAGAATACAGAGATCTTGTATTTGGGTGTATTTGAATTAACTGTCTGCTGTGTTTTTTTCTTTTGCAGGTGATGGGGTCTGTGTTTTCAAATTCACAGTCACCAGGGAAACAGACTGTTGTCGGGTGGGCACCCAATCTTTCCTCATCACCGTTGGCTGCCTGAGTGTTCTCTTGCAGTTCAGAACACAGAGTGGTAAGGGCACACATAAAACTACTCACGTTAGCTAAAATGGAAGCCTACTTTACACAGTCTAAAAGAGTTTTCATGCATAAAGCCCGTTGTTTTCTGACCCCAGAGTTTCAGGAGTTCCACATACAGCTGAGAAGAGAAGATAAGTCAGCAGAAAGGCAACAATCAGTGTTTGACCAGAGAACCGAAGACTCCTCAGCCCTGCAGTACTTCCAGGTAGTTTTACTATACCAGTCAACTAGGCCCACAGAGAGACAAACTGGTGGTGTACTAGGTTGTGAATGAACCTCGTCCTCCCTTCTTCTGTAGTTTTATGGCTGTCTATCACAACAACAGAATATGCTCCAGGATTATTTGAGGACAGCCACGTATCAAAAGGCCATTCTGCTAAACGAGATGGACTTCAAGGACAAGGTAAGAGTGGAACCACATAACCAAAACCACACATATCCATTGAACCTGATCATGTCTTACATTTTGTCTGTTACTGCATGTAGATGTAAGGTCTGGCTCCTTCCTGTACCCAGATAGTGCTTGATGTTGGCAGTGGATCAGGGATCCTGTCTTTCTTCGCCATCCAGGCAGGAGCGAAGAGGGTATATGCTGTGGAGGCCAGCCCTGTAGCCAAATTTGCAGAGGTAAAGGCATCTGTTTAACCTTTCAACCTTACGGCCAACTCTGGCAGCATCTGATTGTTTTCCTATCAACCTTCCAGGAAATGTGAAAGTTATTGTTTACCGAGCATCCTTTAACACTTTAACATGCGCTATCTGGCATTTTCAATCTATAGCACCAGAATTCTTCATAATTGCTCAAATGTGTGTATTGTATGATGAATAGGTGGTTACTTTAGTAACgtcattgttctgttgagttGATTGAGCGTTCTATGCTGCTTTGAAAATCTGATTTATGTTTCTGCTGTTTTAGCAGCTTAAACCACTTACGCCTAGAAAGAGAAGGAAAACCTTACGGCTTTGACCAGTGAATAAAGTCATTTGTATTGTTTGGCCCGAAACACCCCGGGTAAAGATGATGAATCACTTATCACAGCCCTAATCGCCTGTGTTGTCAACACATCTAGCTCAAACCTCAT encodes:
- the LOC129819151 gene encoding heat shock protein 30-like, which gives rise to MLCSRGFQSSLSPLTDFYWPVRSLWPEVRPLLSQRDLLQRNLLEIKNSLELMEKLQQHIFEELDNVPSSVAIQPVSYKMDKEGDGFALTLDTKDFSPEELSVKQVGRKLKVSGKTEKKLDDGEGSYSYRCQEFRQELYLPEGVNPETVTCSLAHDGKLHIQAPKNPLSGEEELAERVVPINCSLDVKPPQFLSNTEGSTTDTQKKQENTISHED
- the LOC129819152 gene encoding heat shock protein 30-like, producing MLCSRGFQSSLSPLTDFYWPVHSLWPEVRPLLSQRDLLQRNLLEIKNSLELMEKLQQHIFEELDNVPSSVAIQPVSYKMDKEGDGFALTLDTKDFSPEELSVKQVGRKLKVSGKTEKKLDDGEGSYSYRCQEFRQELYLPEGVNPETVTCSLAHDGKLHIQAPNNPLSGEEELAERVVPINFSLDVKTPQFLSNTEGSTTDTQKKQENTISHED
- the LOC129818710 gene encoding LOW QUALITY PROTEIN: heat shock protein 30-like (The sequence of the model RefSeq protein was modified relative to this genomic sequence to represent the inferred CDS: substituted 1 base at 1 genomic stop codon), which encodes MLCSRGFQSSLSPLTDFYWPVRSLWPEVRPLLSQRDLLQRNLLEIKSSLELMEKLQQHIFEELDNVPSSVAIQPVSYKMDKXGDGFVLTLDTKDFSPEELSVKQVGRKLKVSGKTEKKLDDGEGSYSYRCQEFRQELYLPEGVNPETVTCSLAHDGKLHIQAPKNPLSGEEEVAERVVPINCRLDVKTPQFLSNTEGSTTDTQKKQENTISHED